One region of Candidatus Wallbacteria bacterium genomic DNA includes:
- a CDS encoding serine acetyltransferase, with translation IMTEQAHGETGIDIHPGSTIDKSFFIDHGTGIVIGETTEIGRNVKIYQGVTLGALSFPVDSQGNLYRGRKRHPTIEDEVVIYAGATILGGETVIGCGAVIGGNVWLTQSVPPHTKVLLESPNLIFKSKNTGKK, from the coding sequence GATCATGACAGAGCAAGCTCACGGGGAAACTGGGATAGATATCCACCCGGGCTCAACCATAGATAAGAGTTTCTTTATCGACCATGGAACCGGAATCGTGATCGGTGAGACGACCGAGATCGGCAGGAACGTGAAGATATACCAGGGCGTGACTTTGGGAGCCCTCAGTTTTCCTGTGGATAGCCAAGGCAATCTTTACCGAGGCAGGAAACGGCATCCAACTATCGAGGACGAGGTGGTGATTTATGCAGGAGCCACAATACTCGGCGGGGAAACTGTCATCGGGTGCGGAGCTGTAATCGGGGGGAATGTCTGGCTCACCCAGTCTGTCCCTCCCCATACCAAGGTCCTGCTGGAATCCCCTAATCTGATCTTCAAGTCCAAAAATACGGGGAAGAAGTAA